GATCAAACCGGATGCCGCCGATTCGACATAGCCTTCGACACCGGTAATTTGTCCGGCAAAGAAAATCCCCCTCGCTTCGCGCATCGCCATTGTCGCATCGAGCAGCAGCGGCGAGTTTATAAACGTATTGCGATGCATTACGCCAAAGCGAATGAATTCAGCTTTCTCCAAACCGGGAATCATACGAAAGACCCTCTCTTGTTCCGGCCATTTTAAATGTGTCTGAAAACCAACCAGATTGTAAAGCGTTCCCGCCTGATTGTCCTGGCGAAGTTGCACGACAGCATAAGGCCAGCGTCCCGTTCGCGGATCATCAAGCCCAACCGGTTTCAATGGGCCAAAGCGCAGGGTATCGATGCCGCGCGACGCCATTTCTTCAACCGGCATACAGCCCTCAAAAAAAATCGCTTTTTCAAATTCTTTTGTCGGAGCCATCTCGGCCGTCGTCAGCGCCTGCCAAAAGGCCTCATACTCATCTTTGTTCATCGGACAATTGAGATAATCTTCGTCTCCTTTGCCATACCGTGCGGCGCGAAACACTTTATCCATGTCAAGACTATCGACCGTCACAATAGGCGCAGCGGCATCATAGAAATAAAAATAGTCTTTACCCGTTAATGCGCCGATCGCTTCGGAAAGTTTGGGCGAAGTCAACGGGCCGCTGGCAATGACCAACGGACGATCTTGCGGAATTTCCGTCACTTCTGCATCGCGTACCTCAATGCGAGGATGGCTGCGCAGCAAATCGGTAACCTGTTGACTGAAACCATCACGATCTACGGCTAAAGCGCCGCCAGCCGGAACACGATTTGCATCCGCCGCCCGCATGATCACCGAATTTAATCGTCTCATTTCTTCTTTTAGCAAACCAACCGCATTTTCCACATTAGCGGCGCGCAGCGAATTGCTGCAAACCAATTCGGCAAAATCGCCGCTATGGTGCGCCGGCGACATCACTTTGGGCCGCATTTCATATAAAACAACATCAGCACCCGCCTCAGCCGCTTGCCAGGCAGCCTCACTGCCAGCCAGACCGGCACCGATTACCGTTACCTTGTTAGACACGCATTTTCCTCCTACTTTGTCTCTTCATCCGTTTTAGCAGTCTTCTTCGTTCGTTTGCTCGGCGCTTTTTTTACTTTAGGTGTCCCTTTGCCTTTCGCGCTTTTTACAGTATCGGCCGTTTTGCCTTTGGCCGCTTTTGTTTTTGTCACTTTCTCGTTCTTTTGCTTTTCTGCCGCAATCGCTTCTTGACGTGTGCTGCAGGCATCATTGCTGCAGTGCGTCGTAAAACGGCCATTTTTCATATTATGTTTCAACATGAACGATTGGCAGACGGGGCAATTTTCTTTCATCGGCATATCCCAGGTCATATAATCGCATTCCGGATATTTTTGACAACCATAAAAGACTTTACCGCGCTTTGTTTTTCGTTCCACCAGCGTTCCCGCACATTTAGGACATGCCACATCAAGTTCTTTTAAAATCGGTTTCGTATTGCGGCAGGCCGGAAAACCGGGACACGCCAAAAAATTTCCAAACTTGCCGCGTTTAACGACTAAATTACGTCCGCAGAATTCGCAAATCACATCCGACTCTTCTACCGGCAATTCAACATGGCCGATGGCTTCCTCGGCATGAGCGAGGCTTATGCCGAAAGGACCATAAAAATCTTTTAACAACGTCAGTCTTGAATCACGCCCTTCGGCAATTTCATCCAAGCGAGCTTCAAGCCCTGCCGTAAATTCAATATTTACGATATCCGGGAAATATTCTTTCAGCAAATCCAAGACGACAAACCCCAGCTCCGTTGGCTCAAAACGTTTTTCCGAACGAATGACGTAACCTCTCGCAATGATCGTCTCAACGATCGGCGCATAGGTACTTGGACGTCCGATGCCTTTTTCTTCAAGAATCTTGACCAGACTGGCTTCCGAATAGCGCGGCGGCGGTTCTGTAAAATGTTGCTTCGGTAAAACTTTGAACAGCGGCAACGCCTGCCCGACTACTACTTCTGGCAACAAGACATCTTTTTCTTTTTCGCTGTCATCGCGGCTTTCGCTGTAAACATGCATAAAGCCCGAAAATTTAAGCTGCGACCCCGTCGCCCGTAAACCATATTGAGCCGCCTTGATATCAACCGTTACCGTATCATAGAGGGCCGGAACCATCTGACTGGCCACAAATCGATCCCAAATCAATTTGTATAATTTGAACTGTTCTTTCGAAAGATATTTTTCCACCGCTTCCGGCGTAAAGTCCATTTGCGTCGGCCGAATCGCTTCATGCGCATCTTGTGATTTTTTATTCGTATATGTGTTGGGTTTTTCCGGCAAATGTGAATTGCCAAATCGTGCAGCAATGTACGCACGCACTTCTTCAATGGCACTCTCAGCTGTCCGCACCGAATCGGTACGCATATACGTAATTAAACCAACGGGACCGGATTTCCCCATCTCAAGGCCTTCGTATAATTGTTGCGCTACCATCATCGTTCGCCGCGACGTGAAGCCGAGTTTGCGCGCAGCTTCCTGCTGCAAACTGCTGGTGATAAACGGAGCCGCCGGATTGCGCCGTCTCTCGCGTTTCTTGACTTCGCTCACCTGATAATCAGCCTTTTCCAAGTCTTCGCTGATCCGTTCTGCCTCAGCCTGATTGCTGACCTGTACTTTATTGCCGTCAACGCTCATCAATTGCGCATCGAAGAGTGAACCTTTGGCTTTGTCGCGCAGCTTAACCTGAATGCTCCAATACTCTTCCGGCACAAACGCCATGATTTCTTTTTCCCGATCACAAATCATCCGTACGGCCACAGACTGCACCCGTCCGGCGCTAAGTCCTTTTCTAACCTTTCGCCACAACAACGGACTTAGCTTATAACCGACCAGTCGGTCAAGCAAACGTCTGGCTTGTTGCGCATCGACGCGCGCAAGATCAATATTACGCGGTTTCTTAATCGCCGCCTGAATCGCGGTTTTTGTTATTTCATGAAACTCAATGCGACAAGCCTGTGTCTCTTCTAAGCCCAACAAATGAGCCAAATGCCATGATATCGCTTCGCCTTCGCGATCCGGGTCAGACGCCAGAAAAACATTCGTCGCATTTTTGGCAGCAAGACGCAATGATTTGATCAGATCACCTTTACCACGGATATTAATATATTTCGGCGTAAATTCATTCTCTACATCAATGCCAAATTGACTTTTAGGCAAGTCACGCAAATGACCCATCGATGCCTTTACCGTGTAATTACGCCCAAGAAATTTCTCTATTGTTTTCGCCTTAGCCGGCGATTCCACAATTACTAAGGATTTACTCACCTGATACCCTCCCGTGCCACACGAATATATCGTTTCCCTTCCTGCTCCGCAATAAAACCACGCAATTCTAGAAGCAGTAAACCATGCGCCGCTTCCGGCGCAGGCAAACCGGTTCGCATGATGATTTCATCTGTGGTCTGCGCCTCTTCATAACTGAGAACGTTATACAGCGTAGCCTCCATTCCTTGCAAGGAATGTTCCTCGCTTTCGCTTGCTATCCTTTTACTACTCTCACCATACTCCGCTAAAATATCTTGCACGCAAGACGTCAGCTTTGCGCCTTGTTCGATCAGCTGGTGTGTCCCTTGGCTCGTTGAAGAAAAAATACTGCCCGGAACGGCAAAAACGTCACGGCCTTCCTCCAGGGCAAAATCAGCCGTGATCAGCGCACCACTGCGTTGCGCCGCCTCTACAACAACAACGCCTCGTGACAGGCCACTGATAATTCGATTGCGTGCCGGAAAATGACCTTTGTTCAGCGGCGTTCCCGGAGGGTATTCAGAGATGACACCTCCGCCGCCATCGACAATCTGTTTAAGCAGCTGCCGGTGCTCTGCCGGATAGACCGTATTGATACTGCAGCCCAGCACGGCTAATGTTTGCCCACCGCCGCTCAGCGCACCGCGATGAGCCGCTGCGTCAATGCCCCGCGCAGCTCCGCTGATCACCCAAAATTTCTCACGCGCCAATTCTTCGGCCAGTTTTTTCGCTGCATTGCAGCCGTAATTCGACGCTTTACGCGTTCCGACAACCGCCATCGTTCGGTCGCACTTCGGCAATCGTCCATAATAATAAAACAGCAACGGCGGACGGCAAATATGACGCAGCAGCACCGGATAGTCCTCATCCTCTAACAGGCAAATACGAATACCCTGCTTCTCCATAGAACTTGCCAATTCTTCGACGGCCTGAAAGCGTCGCCCCTCAGGCAACGCTTCACAAACTGCCGCAGGAACACAGCCCGACGCGCCCCAGTCCTCGCGGCTTGCAAGCCAGGCTTGCTGTGCACTGCCGAAATAAGCAATCAGCCTTGTCATTCTGCCTTGGCCAATTCCCTCAAGGCCTTGCAGCGCAGCACGATACCATCTTTCCATGCTAAACCTCCTTTGACCTGTTGCTTCGCAAATAGAACGCGGCTAACGACGCACGGGTTTTCAATCGGGCAGCAAAGAAAGAGTGTGACTGCAATATTTTTGTTTCGCGAATTGTAAAATGAGCGTTAATTAGTTTGCCATTCTATTTAATATTGCAAACTCCTGTGAAAAAGTCAACATTTTTCATTGTTTTTGCTTTTAATTCTTTCTTTTATCAGTAACGCAATCTGCTTTGCAGCCTCTGGGCGTCGCAGTTGTTTTATCCTCTGCAGCATGTTTTCCAGCGGAACACTGTCCTCACACAGCAGCTTCATTAAATTTCCCACAACGTCCTGTACCGTTTCCGCACGCACCGCAACGCCATGTTCTATTAAAAATGTTGTATTGGCTTCTTCTTGCCCTGGAATCGGCCGGTATATGACTAGCGGCATTTGCCTGCAAAGCGATTCCGCGACCGTAAGGCCTCCTGGCTTCGATACCAGAACATCGGCAGCTGCCATAAAACGATGCACCTGTTGCGTATACCCGACTGCCCTTACCCGTTCCGGGTAGAGAGCCTCAATTTCTATTAATTTTTTTTGTAATCTTTGATTCTGGCCGGCTATCGCAATCCATTGGACATTGGTTAATTGTTCAACGCCAGCCAAAATAATAGCTTCCATCGGCAACAGTCCCGCACCGCCGCCCATTAGTAAGACGGTCTGTTTTTCTTTTGCCAACCCTAACTCGGACAACACATCTTCCTTCTGCACCGCTTCAGAAAATTCCGCGCCTACCGGAATTCCGCTACACATTATCCGTTGCGTCGGAATTTCATACTTCAGCAAAAAATCGCGCAATTTTTCGTCAGCCACCGCATACTGCTCGATTTCAGGATAAATCCAAAGACGATGCACGACAAAATCAGTCACAATCGCCAAGGTAGGTGCAAAAATCCGTCTTCGCTTTACCAGGTCAGCGACCAGTCCTGCCGGTGTCGCATGGCTGCACACAACCATATCCGGCTGCCAGTCCGTCAAATACTGTTCCAGCCGATTTGCCAAATAGCGACTAACCAGTTTTCGCCCCCATAAGGCTAATGAACTTTGATTTCCCCAGCCATACATCAGGCCGTAGGCTTGCGGAAATAGCGCTAATATTTTCAAATAGAAGGCTAAAATGAAGCGCCCCCAGCTTGGGGGCAAAAAATCAAAGATATTGACAACCTGAAAAACACCGTCCGGCTCTAATACGCGTAATTCTTCGCACACAGCTTGTGCCGCCTTGATATGTCCCGCTCCGATCGGAGCACTTATGAACAATACTCTCACCGCTGTGCCCCCTTCAAGCAAGCCTTCACTTGTTTGCGTTCAATATATATCTTTACTTTACTGCTGTCAGGACAGCGAGCAAGTAACTCGCTTGCCGTTTCATTTCCAACCATGGCTGACGCCGCAATTTCCACTAACGGCGTCAAGACAAAGCGACGCTGAGACATTCGTGGATGCGGCAGTTCAATTAAATCCGTTATTCTTGTTTCGACTTGATTATAGAGGAGCAAATCAATGTCAATGACTCTTGGCCCCCAGCGTTCCGCACGAACGCGCCCCAGTTTTGCTTCAATGTCCAAACAAATCTTCAACAATTCCAAAGGATTCACTGTCGTTTTTATTTCGGCTACGGCATTAATAAAATCGGGCTGGTCCGTCTTGCCCACAGGCTCAGTTTCATAAAAAGACGAGTAATTCTCTAGTGAAATATCAGGATGCGCCTCCAAAGCCAGAAGCGCATCACAAATGCATTTTTCTCGATTTCCCAGATTAGCGCCAAGTCCAATAAAAATCATTTATTCTTTTCTCCGAATCGTCTCCATTTGGATGTAATCTAATTGTCCCGTCAACGGAATGGCCGGTTTGCGAATCCTTACCGCCACTGAATCCGCGAGTGCATAGCTCTTCAAAATCACATCTGCGATATGAGTACCGGCTGCTTCTAGTAGCTGAAAACGGTGGTTCTCCATAATGCTTTTCACTTGTCCATACACCTTTGAATAATCAATCGTTTCCTCAACATTATCCGTTTCGCCTGCTTTTGATAAGTCCGCCGAAATTTCCACATCGACATAAAAACGTTGGCCCAATTCTCTTTCATGCTCATGCACCCCATGAAAACCATAAAACATCATATTATGCAGTACAATTCGGTTGCTCATTAAAACTCCTCCTTAGTTATTGCGTCCGTCATACGAGCGATACGCACCATTTCTTTTACATCATGCACTCTTATTATCTTAGCCCCATTCATAATAGCGCAGGCCACGGTAGCCGCCGTGCCCTCTACCCGATCTTCCACCGGAAGATCCAGCACTTCGCCAATAAACCGTTTACGTGACGTTCCTATGAGAATGGGACAGCCTAATCCTTTAAGTTCTCTCAAACGTGCCAACACGCTTAAATTCTGCTCAGTTGTTTTTGCAAAACCAATCCCCGGATCCAAAATAAGCTGTTCTCTTAAAATGCCATGCGCTTCAGCAATTTCAATGCTTTTACTAAAAAAGTTAAGAATGTCCTGCATAATATCGGACTCTAAGTTGATACCCTGGCGGTTATGCATCACAATGACAGGTACCTTGTGTCGTGCAATGACTTTTACCATATTCGCATCGCGCTGTAGGCCCCAGACGTCATTTATCATGTGTGCTCCGCTTGCTAATGCAGCCTCCGCCACTTCAGCCTTATACGTATCGACGGAAATAGGTATCGGACACTCCTTGACAAGTCTCTCCAAGGTTGGCATCAAGCGCTCCATTTCCTCTTGCGCATCAATGGCTTGATTTTCGCCGTAAGGCCGGGTAGACTCAGCGCCAATATCGATTATATCCGCTCCGCTACCGCACATCTCTTGCATATGGCGCAATGCATTATCCATGTTTTTAAAGCGGCCGCCGTCAGAAAACGAATCCGGCGTCACATTCAAAATTCCCATGACTAAGGTACGCTTCGTTGGGAGAACTAACTGTTTGTCCTTCCAAGTATATTCACGTTTCATCTTCGCTTCACTGTTGTAAAGCGTTTCCTCCATCGCCATCGCAATATCCGGTAAGCCCCATGGTTGCTGTTTCAGTTGGGCAATCGCCAATCGGTATTGCTTTAGCGTTGCGCAAATAATGACGTCGGTATGCGTCACACTCAAATCGGCCACCCCTCGTGCAACCGCAACTTCCCCTCCCTTTGCCAAAAAAGTCTGTTTTAATAAATTCGCATTTTTAGCTTCAATTCCTTCTATTTTCATAACTTTAAATAATATCTTATCTTGCATAATAGCAATGCCGCGCACATCACAACCGATAGCTTGCATTGCACGCTGCACCTGCTCGCGTTTTGACAACTCAATAATTCTTGGCACAAATCGCACCTTTTATTCCTCCCAACGCTTGCTTACATCACTTTATCCTTGAAAGCTATTTTGTTATTGTATCATATCGAAGTTAGCGATATAAATAAATTCGTGACCTGACGATAAAAAACCGACTATGGCGTTTTCCACTACAGTCGGCATCCCATTCTTATTTAGTTTTGTTTTTGAAACAAAACAGTACGCGTGCATATTCCGCCGCAAGCCAAACAGGGCTCTGCCTTTGCCATTATCGTATGAAAGTCAAACTGGCTGACGGAAGCACAAAGAGTGCATTGATCTTGAAAAATCCAAGCTTTTTTTGCTGAAATTGAATCACGTTTTATTCTAGCATACACCTTTGCAGCCACTTCTTCACTGGAAAAATCAATCTGCCATTCATCGAGGCGCAAACGACCTTCCGTCTGTAATAACACTTTTTCTAAAAAGCCTAACGTTTTTGCTTTCCAGGCAGTCGCATCAATAAGAAATAAATTGCTGGCTCCGATGATTAGCAACGTTTCTTGTCCCTCGACAAGAACGTTCTCGATGTATTCCAAACGTCCTTCTCCCTGCCAAAGAATCTCCGGCAGACTGGAAACCCATTCCTGACGCCGCCCTGCAGCCACTAAGACTTCGCTCAAATCGATTTCATCTTCCTCTTTTGCTGCATCAACAACCGTCAATGCAGACTTTGTCTCACGCAGAACAACCA
The sequence above is drawn from the Azotosporobacter soli genome and encodes:
- the dprA gene encoding DNA-processing protein DprA; this encodes MERWYRAALQGLEGIGQGRMTRLIAYFGSAQQAWLASREDWGASGCVPAAVCEALPEGRRFQAVEELASSMEKQGIRICLLEDEDYPVLLRHICRPPLLFYYYGRLPKCDRTMAVVGTRKASNYGCNAAKKLAEELAREKFWVISGAARGIDAAAHRGALSGGGQTLAVLGCSINTVYPAEHRQLLKQIVDGGGGVISEYPPGTPLNKGHFPARNRIISGLSRGVVVVEAAQRSGALITADFALEEGRDVFAVPGSIFSSTSQGTHQLIEQGAKLTSCVQDILAEYGESSKRIASESEEHSLQGMEATLYNVLSYEEAQTTDEIIMRTGLPAPEAAHGLLLLELRGFIAEQEGKRYIRVAREGIR
- a CDS encoding MGDG synthase family glycosyltransferase, which encodes MRVLFISAPIGAGHIKAAQAVCEELRVLEPDGVFQVVNIFDFLPPSWGRFILAFYLKILALFPQAYGLMYGWGNQSSLALWGRKLVSRYLANRLEQYLTDWQPDMVVCSHATPAGLVADLVKRRRIFAPTLAIVTDFVVHRLWIYPEIEQYAVADEKLRDFLLKYEIPTQRIMCSGIPVGAEFSEAVQKEDVLSELGLAKEKQTVLLMGGGAGLLPMEAIILAGVEQLTNVQWIAIAGQNQRLQKKLIEIEALYPERVRAVGYTQQVHRFMAAADVLVSKPGGLTVAESLCRQMPLVIYRPIPGQEEANTTFLIEHGVAVRAETVQDVVGNLMKLLCEDSVPLENMLQRIKQLRRPEAAKQIALLIKERIKSKNNEKC
- the trmFO gene encoding methylenetetrahydrofolate--tRNA-(uracil(54)-C(5))-methyltransferase (FADH(2)-oxidizing) TrmFO produces the protein MSNKVTVIGAGLAGSEAAWQAAEAGADVVLYEMRPKVMSPAHHSGDFAELVCSNSLRAANVENAVGLLKEEMRRLNSVIMRAADANRVPAGGALAVDRDGFSQQVTDLLRSHPRIEVRDAEVTEIPQDRPLVIASGPLTSPKLSEAIGALTGKDYFYFYDAAAPIVTVDSLDMDKVFRAARYGKGDEDYLNCPMNKDEYEAFWQALTTAEMAPTKEFEKAIFFEGCMPVEEMASRGIDTLRFGPLKPVGLDDPRTGRWPYAVVQLRQDNQAGTLYNLVGFQTHLKWPEQERVFRMIPGLEKAEFIRFGVMHRNTFINSPLLLDATMAMREARGIFFAGQITGVEGYVESAASGLIAGLNAARLLQGKELMTLPETSAHGALCRYITTADPKHFQPMNVNFGLLPPWGERIRDKKAKNALIADRALSALAEFIEKLDNNLA
- the folK gene encoding 2-amino-4-hydroxy-6-hydroxymethyldihydropteridine diphosphokinase — protein: MIFIGLGANLGNREKCICDALLALEAHPDISLENYSSFYETEPVGKTDQPDFINAVAEIKTTVNPLELLKICLDIEAKLGRVRAERWGPRVIDIDLLLYNQVETRITDLIELPHPRMSQRRFVLTPLVEIAASAMVGNETASELLARCPDSSKVKIYIERKQVKACLKGAQR
- the folB gene encoding dihydroneopterin aldolase produces the protein MSNRIVLHNMMFYGFHGVHEHERELGQRFYVDVEISADLSKAGETDNVEETIDYSKVYGQVKSIMENHRFQLLEAAGTHIADVILKSYALADSVAVRIRKPAIPLTGQLDYIQMETIRRKE
- a CDS encoding zinc ribbon domain-containing protein — encoded protein: MGDDWHMYTFCPFCGQKLPQGPTSFVFCPFCGKGLTEPSATPASLNAISSLAEKKVAQAEPEPVKALAEPSVNATATATATATATASSKVEVCNLILKDCSSPDLLKRRLTGVLLRSPLAIQMAVDRLPSMLLYKSRTTELPSVMVVLRETKSALTVVDAAKEEDEIDLSEVLVAAGRRQEWVSSLPEILWQGEGRLEYIENVLVEGQETLLIIGASNLFLIDATAWKAKTLGFLEKVLLQTEGRLRLDEWQIDFSSEEVAAKVYARIKRDSISAKKAWIFQDQCTLCASVSQFDFHTIMAKAEPCLACGGICTRTVLFQKQN
- the topA gene encoding type I DNA topoisomerase — translated: MSKSLVIVESPAKAKTIEKFLGRNYTVKASMGHLRDLPKSQFGIDVENEFTPKYINIRGKGDLIKSLRLAAKNATNVFLASDPDREGEAISWHLAHLLGLEETQACRIEFHEITKTAIQAAIKKPRNIDLARVDAQQARRLLDRLVGYKLSPLLWRKVRKGLSAGRVQSVAVRMICDREKEIMAFVPEEYWSIQVKLRDKAKGSLFDAQLMSVDGNKVQVSNQAEAERISEDLEKADYQVSEVKKRERRRNPAAPFITSSLQQEAARKLGFTSRRTMMVAQQLYEGLEMGKSGPVGLITYMRTDSVRTAESAIEEVRAYIAARFGNSHLPEKPNTYTNKKSQDAHEAIRPTQMDFTPEAVEKYLSKEQFKLYKLIWDRFVASQMVPALYDTVTVDIKAAQYGLRATGSQLKFSGFMHVYSESRDDSEKEKDVLLPEVVVGQALPLFKVLPKQHFTEPPPRYSEASLVKILEEKGIGRPSTYAPIVETIIARGYVIRSEKRFEPTELGFVVLDLLKEYFPDIVNIEFTAGLEARLDEIAEGRDSRLTLLKDFYGPFGISLAHAEEAIGHVELPVEESDVICEFCGRNLVVKRGKFGNFLACPGFPACRNTKPILKELDVACPKCAGTLVERKTKRGKVFYGCQKYPECDYMTWDMPMKENCPVCQSFMLKHNMKNGRFTTHCSNDACSTRQEAIAAEKQKNEKVTKTKAAKGKTADTVKSAKGKGTPKVKKAPSKRTKKTAKTDEETK
- the folP gene encoding dihydropteroate synthase, producing the protein MRFVPRIIELSKREQVQRAMQAIGCDVRGIAIMQDKILFKVMKIEGIEAKNANLLKQTFLAKGGEVAVARGVADLSVTHTDVIICATLKQYRLAIAQLKQQPWGLPDIAMAMEETLYNSEAKMKREYTWKDKQLVLPTKRTLVMGILNVTPDSFSDGGRFKNMDNALRHMQEMCGSGADIIDIGAESTRPYGENQAIDAQEEMERLMPTLERLVKECPIPISVDTYKAEVAEAALASGAHMINDVWGLQRDANMVKVIARHKVPVIVMHNRQGINLESDIMQDILNFFSKSIEIAEAHGILREQLILDPGIGFAKTTEQNLSVLARLRELKGLGCPILIGTSRKRFIGEVLDLPVEDRVEGTAATVACAIMNGAKIIRVHDVKEMVRIARMTDAITKEEF